The region TGGCCTTCCAACTGATTCCACCTGACACGACAAAACGACGACGGTCCAGTGCACCGCCAGCGCCGGTCGGGGAAGTCGATCAATTTGTTCGTGAACCGTGAAATTAATTTCGGTCCACATGAAATGAAAGATCACCGCGATTACGGATCCCGACGCGTCAAGTGGCTACGAGGTGCGTCCGAGAAATGCCTTTAAAAAGCCCGAAACTCCCAGTCCCTGGCCACAGAAGGTGGCCGGTTGGTGGCAATGTCAAGATGGCATTTGATCGCAGATCGGATCATCTTCGCTGAGCGGAGTCGCAGTGAAGATGCCGgacaaacaccaccatcagggcCTTCGTCCAGTAGCGGAGATACTGAGCAGAGGAAAGAGGgaagttggtttttgggaattttCGGCCATAACCACCGAGCAAGCGGACCTCTACCGCGTAccgtaaaacaataaaacaatccCAGTTCCAGCGACCATTAGGGCGAGCAGTCAGTGCGGGGAAGACGGGAATGTGTGTCCGACAGAAATTCCCCGGAGCTGTTCCCTTGGACCACGCTCCGTTGCTGGGCTTTTTCCGTGGATATCCACCGTTCTCCCAACCACAATGTCACTGGGCGTTCGAGGGAGAGGGCCAAGAAGATGACACGAAAAGGATGGTGCGACGCGAGGTTGTTCCCTAGGTGGCCGGGAGGAAAGGCATCGTTCTAACCTCCTGACGAGAATGACGAAGTAATTTAAGATTCCCATCGTCCGGAGCcccgggcaggcaggcaggcaggcaggtacACACAGGTTCATTTGGTATTCTTATGGCTTTACGagggctggtgctgcggttggGTTccggacctgctgctgcttctataGGCTGTCGCGCCGCCCGGCATTGTCGAAcgaaccgagaccgagaagtCCGTGTCCGAGGCGATCATCACGATTAACCGATGGTGCTGGTATTAGTGCatgtgtggctgtgtatgTGGTGTTGTCTTCTTCCCTCCAAGAAGTCCGTCCTCGACTACGGTCGGTTGGAACGATAAAAGGGATCAAGCAAGAACGGAGAGACAACATAACGCAAGACGCCCCTGAGCTCACGGACTCCTGCCGTATGTTGCCTTCTTTGCGTCGTCGTGTTCTTGgtgcaatcatcatcgtcgtcgtcgtcgtcgtcgtcgtcgtggttggaGAGTGATGTGTATTGCCTCATTGACCAAGAATGCGGTTGTTGTGTTCTCGActtctccatctctctttttctatctctctcacgACTCCTCCGTATTTCCTATACATTACGAGGGGTTTGTATAGCGAAGACGATGCTTTGTGTGCCGCGTTAGCCTTCGGTCAGATCGTAAGGGACCGGACCGTAACAGTCCCTTTTTTATGTCTACAAGAATACGATCGCGGTGGGCTTCAGCATCTTGGGTTATGGACAACAAGTCCAAAAGCTTCCTCCACCGTATTTTCATTCATAGTTCCGTCGTTTTTGGGGTATTCTACTTAAGGTATTCAACTGTGGGGGGGATCATATCATGGTCTATGCAAGATGTTCCCCATTAAAATGGGGCGACTCCAAGCGAGGAGAGGGACTGTGAAGAATAATGTTGAAGCCTTCGGAACTTGAAACATCTGAAGAGGACTCATTAGGGGCATTTCCTTATCAAAAGCCGATACTCGAAGCTATAACTAATGACTCTATTTTCTGTTTACTTCTACTTCTTCAGGCCCCGCAGACGCAGTGGCTCCAGCATCGTAGTGCTGGGCGGTGATGACACACTGAAACCCTCTATACCTATTGATGACTATCAGCAAGAGTTGGAAATGTACAATATGTTAGCGGCGGAACAGGACAATGGTAAGTGAAACCCCCCGCCCCGCTCCCCAGTAGAGGCCAGCTACAATCGAGCTAATCCGTAAACTTCTTCGCTTGCTCTCGTTTTAGGACCACATCGGGAAATGGCCGTCGATGTGCCGGCATCATTCATAGCCAGAAACAAAACGCCACCGCGGTATCCACCGCCGAGGAGCGCGGTGACACCGGGCAATGCAGGGCCCGGAGCGGCGGTGgtagcagcggcggccgcaaCGGCCGTGGCTCCTGTCTCGACGCAGGTAAATCACGTTTCCAACGCAATGCCTCAGGTTGCGAAACACACGGCGGTCCTTCATCATccggcgaatggtggtggcggcggcggcggcggtgtgtCGCTCGAGCTGGAGCCCCTCGTAGATTCGTCGTCGTACAGTGATCGGCATCTGTCCTCGCTGGACAGTAGCCAGGAGTATGTGAAGAGAAACGGTCTTGGGGGAggcgtcggtggtggtagctccAGTAAGGCCCCTTCGTCGCTTGGTTCCGTAACCAGCGAGTTCGATCCGCCGTCCGGGGTGCATCTGCACAAGCATTCCGTGCAGTATCTGCGCGGTTcgctcagcaccaccacccgtagctgctcgccatcgtcgtcgtcgctgggtGATCTTGGGCCGCCCGAGTACGACCTAGGGCCGCACCGGGAGCTGCCCGTGGACGTACCGGACAGCTTTGTCGAGATCGTAAAGGGTCCGCCACGCTACCCACCGCCCAAACCATTGCTCATTAAAGACGTtatcaaaaagaaagaatcatGCTCATCCAACGAATCCATTGATAAACCAAAACCACACTCACAGTCACCGGCGCGAAACGAGGtataatgttttgtttttttttttgttttcgttgttttcttacgttgttttttcgttattgttgttttataCTCTCtagttttgttatttttcttttgctctttgctACCGATTTTCTGTAAAAGCTGTCTTGTCCtatccattttcctttcacatCCCTTTCACCGTGTGATCTTCAGATCTGATGCTTCGTCGGTACCATCGACGCAGAGCGACGGAGTTGATGATCTGATCGGATCTTTGAATGCATGCACCAGATTGTTACTACCCTTTTACCGTGTGCAAACGCGAACTTAGCagttctctgctctgctaaGTCTaggcacacaaaaaagtaGTTAAGTAATAGGCAATATCATAGGCACACAATATCTTCTTGTAAAAAGCACTCGCTAATGGCAGTCTCAGTTCAAGTGTTCATATTTGTAAGTTTACTGTTATAGATTATATTGTTTGCATGCTCTTCTTAGTTCtttttagattttttatttgatttgtcACAAGTAGATGCCATCGCCAAACAATCGCTCTAACGATCAATAACTCAATTGGAaatgtttcataatttcaAATGCTTTTTGTGTTAGAAATTTTTCGGGCTTGAATTGTTATGATCCAAATTATTATtacatttttgatttttgattttggaaattgataaaatgGCGTTTCAAAGTGTAAGTTTCGCACCGGAATACGAGATCAAATCAACATCATTCATCTCGATCCTTCATCAAGGCTCTCAGCAACCTATGCCACTGAAACGACATCGACAGTGTCCTAGTTACGATACTTCCTTCTGCTGGCGCGGTAACTATCGAAGGACCGCAAACTACTACTCTATCGACGAGACGGTGATATTCTGTGTAGATCTCTAGACGGGGTTTCCAAAAGCTCTAGGAGTAGCCTGTACTAGATTCATTCCATCCTCATCTACCatcatacacatacacactgatTTCACATCCCGTAGAAGTTTCACCGAAAACGGCTTTCCCCCCCTCGACAACTCCAATGGCTAATGGTGATCTTTGTTTACCGCTTTTCCCCTGTGTACAGCTGAATGGATCTTCGAAACCGGTACCGCCACCACGAGACCATCTGCGGATAGAGAAGGATGGCCGGCTAACGAACCGTGccccagtaccagcaccacaagTGCCCGACCGGAAGATGGTACCGAACGcatcacagcaccagcacatcgGCCAGGTCCTGGAACCGACGCCCGATCAGCTAGATAGCATTAAAAAGTTCCAGGTGAGTCCCGAGTTCCCAATATTCTCCGCTCAAAGTTACGGTCAAAGCGCGCTAGAAGCCGTTtcaccatgacgacgacgacgaccacgatttCCACATTAGCACCCATTAGCACTCGTTTCCCCTGGTGTCAGCACATTCCAGCGCTGCGCTGTTTCTTCTCCGGATAAGCCTCATGTCTGATGACGGCCATGTGCACCCAGGGGGTGTCGGGTGAGGGTATGGTGACGCGTCGCGTATCGAgaattaacaaacaaacagaccatAGTCGCCGTGTcgtcttcctcatcatcgtcatcatcatcatcatcattgatgcACGTGATTCAACGCATTGCACCAGTACAAACATAGCATGCCGCTCGCTAGCGACGACGCATCATGGCTTGCTGTGTTCTAGAGCTCGACCACCGACTGTTCCGTCCTTCtggtttcccccccccccccccccccctttgaaCAGGTGAAAAGGTTTTGGGTGACGCACACATATTAGTGTGCGTGCGAACGAAGCAAGCGGGGAACGTGCgtgtgcgtctccatcgcggTGTGTTCCCGATGCATAGAAAACGTAACACTTCGGAGGGTCAACCCCAGAGGGTGGCTGCCCGAATTATGCAccgatcgtcatcgccattCGCAGCTGCGTTTctccgacagagagagaaacagagagagcgatTGTTGGCTCCTGTAAAAGGGGAGAACACCGTCAGTGCGCGGTTTTTGGCGACGCTACACACGGGACGTAACTGAATCTGGTATTGTTTACCATCGTGGTCGCTGAGGAGAGGGTCTTTTTTCGGAAAAATTCGGCAGCCAGAGTGGCACACCGAAGCAACACCTGGGCTGTTGCCAcggattgttttttgttgtgaacCACGCGCAGTTACAAGCCAGACGGCGGTGCGCAAAACATACTACACCGACCAAcatttaaaacatattttccatgTTTTACACCGAGTGATGGTTgatcgacggacggacggacgggaccACACCTCAAAGTGACCGCTTACGTACGCACTGGGAGTGGAGAGTGGCCGTGCTTCTGCCCAAATAAATGGTGTACACTGTGCGCGGGGTTGGCAGGAAGGCGAGTGGGTTGGGCGCGTGTGCCTGAATACAATCCAAATTGTAACGGacgcagcaaacaaaacaaagcatcgcatcgtgtgCCTCGCCCCctcgcggtggtggcggccagtTGTGAAAGCACTGCACCGGAAGAGTGCGGAAATGTGGTGAAAAGGGACTGAGAAGGGGGTGCGTCTGTCCGATCGGTGTGCGTAGGAAAAACGGGTGACCAAAAACCGGTCACCGCCCGCCCCCAAGACCGACGCAACTCGGCGCGCTACGGATGGTCAGcgcaacacgacgacgatggtggcgcgcCAGTAGCGGAACAGCAATGCTTGCGTAGAGAacgcaccgaacgaacgagcgagcgaacgatcgcggcAATAGTGGGTTACTCTTGGTACACCGCCTACTTGCCAGTGCAATTGGCATTTACGCTGCAATTGGCGAGAACAATTTGATGGTTGATTTTTTCATAACAAAGTCTCGGCATCAACATCGAAAACGAAGCAAGAAATGCATCAAAGTTCACTCTGTACGAAACCTTCAGTCGGTGAACTGTTGTGGAACATCTCAAGGTCCCTTGCGAGTAGTGTTGTGAAAGTGTTTAAAAAAGGGATTTCATAAAACGCGCGATAACAACGTCGTCAGAGCTGTTTGAACAATTGAAGTGGCGCGCTGTGTGTCATCAATGCGCACTTGTTGTGGTCCGCGCCTTAGTCATTGGCCCACGCTAAAAACGCTGATTGTTATCAGCATCGAATCAAATTGCCTGGCAgacggcctggcctggcctggtgggTTGATAAAGCACCGCCAGATCGCATTCCTCAGTCCGGTCTGTGAGCTAACGGTCGCCGGTGTGTGTTGagtgaaaaacattttaaagaaAGAAGACGGATCGATGGTGACGTAGTTGGATAATTAAATTATCCATCAACGTATGTCAGTGCTGTTGGCATATCAGCAGCTGTTGCGAGCCTGGGCCTCAAGTACTTCAAATAGTTTGGTCTGGAGTGATATCTGGAGGTTGATAAGCCCGTAGTCTGGCCGTATACCTGGACGGCCACCTTCAACGATACTCCGGGATCGAGTTCCGgttcgtgtgcttgtgtgtgtcaCAGTGTTTCACCCCATTAGCATAGGGGATTTGCGTGCCAATTTGTGgcgacagcaacgacgacaacggcgacaaccTAGAAGACGAACGTCAAATGTCATCCGTCGTCTGGGCCCGCTCGCTAATAGGCTAATCGCGCGACGCCTGGCCATCCTGCTGGCCATCcacttcgatgatgatgatgatggtagtgtgcTACTGATGATGTAATGCGCGCGCTATCGGAGCTGCCCGTTGTTTCTATGATTTTTCGCGCGATCTAATCGagtgagagcgaaagagaaagaaagttacagagagagaggaagcgccTGAGAGGGTTGATGAGTAGCGCGCAGCGGCActggaccgaccggtggtaACGGTAAGGTGAAGACGTTCGTAACTTTGCACACGCCGAAAAACCTGTGTAGCCGGGCCGTATTTACGCACAGCCTACTAGCCGGAGCACAGTAAGGTTCCAGTTGTTGACCAGCGGAGGTGACGAACGCAACGTAGCCGCCTTCTTCGCTCgcggaacacaaaaaacttCAACGCTggtcaagcgacgaacccaacTCAAGTCGTTTTGGGTTGAAAGTCGTCCGGCAACCATCGTGCGAGAGAGTGCGCTCGAGTGACGTGTTGGCGACAATCACGGGCCGCCAGTACTTGCTGTGGGAGCAGGCGCAAAGGGACGCCCACACCGCACCGTGAAGGAAacgaggggggtgggggtacAGCATTTCGTGTTTTAAACCAGTTTGAGTCCGAAATCCCCGGGGGAGAAAAATCGGACGGAAACGGTGTGCGAATCGAGTGCGAATTGtccgtcagccagccagctagtcagcAAAGGTGGCCATGATCCGGTGGGCATCGGAGTGAAGCTCGGATCGATGCGCCTGCTATCGCAACCACAGCTACTATAGTAGGCACTGCTGTGTGAGAAACCGTgcgagagagcgtgcgcgctCGTGTTTGTGATCGTTCAGGGTCGAACGGGGTTGCAATGAGCAATAGGGTTGCCATTGCCGCCGCAACACGTACTTGAACTCTCTGTGCCAACGAGTTGGGAAGGTGGAAAGGGGTTTGGTTCTAGCTTAAAGGGAGAATCTTCGCAATTGATTGGGCACGATGATCGCGAGCGTTCATCGCGAGTCTGGTGTCAAGGGAGCCGTTCCTTTGGCATCGTCCAATTCGTTTTACGCCCAGAAACAGGCAAGTTTTGaagtgtgtctgtatgttCTATGTCACTCGTCGTCAGAAACGCATCCCAAATCTTATCGCTGCAACCTCTCAAACTGATGACTGattgttgcgtttgtttccATTCACACAGGAGCAACTTCGACGGCGGCGAGAAGACGAGGAAAGGATAGCGGCCCAGAATGAGTTCCTGCGAAACAGCTTGCGTGGTTCGCAGCGGCTGCGTGCACTCCAGGATAATCCCATCGAGAAGCCACCGGTTGGCGTGGATAACGAGGCGTACGCGGATGATGAGGTGGTGACCGCGGAGAAGATCATTGGTAAGTCGATCAAGCGGCACCAGAACGGTGGAATGGTCGACTTTTCAACACACATTCATTCTCACTTTCGAACAGGATATGGGGAGCTGGTGGCGGCACTGCAACGACTGCAGGGACACCTGAACAAGCACGGACTGGCGGCACTCGCTGGTCGAGTGACGGCAGCCCAAAGCTTGCTACTCGGACCGGGCATTGCCCGGGCGCTGGCCGTCCGTACGGCCGTACTGGAGCGACGACGGCCCCGGGTACCGAACCCGATTTGCTCAAATGCTCAGGCTCTGGCCAAGGATGTAAGTTTTGATCTAAAATTCCAGTTCTTACGACAATCTCGCCAACTGATCGTCTTTTCCCGTCTCCTGCAGTGCGTCGAATCGCTGGCACAATCCGGATCGCCGACCGCTATCGAACTGTGTGATCTGCTGTCGACGTACGAGATGGAGGGACTGCTGTTGGCTCACGATcggatcgcgacgacgaccgatCGATCACCGGCGACCCCACCGTACGCTGGCAGCAGCCCGACCAACAACCCAGCAAACCTGCCATCGctaagcagcaacaacaccatcaacaacaataacaccTTGACCAGCGCGGCGGTgaaggcagcggccgctgccgcagcagcagctgccgccgccgccgccgcagctgcagcagccaacacCAACACGGTCATGCCATCTCCGATTCCAAATAACACTAGTTTAGtgaacaataacaataacaatataGCTAAGGTAAGATAGCACCCTGGAAAGAGATGAtatcaacacaaaacaattgtTAATCCctatcttctcttcctccaccaaTTCAGAGAGAACCGATGAGTGTACCGCTCGGAGTGCTACGGGACGGCAGCCAGGATCACATCAAGATCATCCAGATCGAAAAATCATCCGAACCACTCGGTGCGACGATCCGCAACGAGGGTGAAGCGGTCGTGATTGGACGGGTGGTCCGTGGTGGAGCGGCCGAAAAGTCCGGTCTACTGCACGAAGGTGACGAGATACTGGAAGTGAACGGTATCGAGATGCGTGGGAAATCGGTGAACGATGTGTGTGCCCTGCTCGGTTCGATGACCGGCACGCTTACGTTCCTGGTCGTACCGGCCGGTATTCCACAGATAATGCCCGGTGGCCTCGGTGGCATGCGAGATCCGCCCGTGCTGCACGTGCGAGCTCACTTCGATTACGATCCCGAGGACGATCTGTATATACCGTGCCGAGAGCTTGGTATTAGCTTCCAGAAAGGTGATGTACTGCACGTGATCTCACGTGATGATCCGAACTGGTGGCAGGCGTACCGGGAGGGTGAAGAGGACCAGACGCTGGCCGGGCTGATACCAAGCCAGTCGTTCCAGCATCAGCGCGAATCGATGAAACTGGCGATTGCGGGCGAGGTGGGGCTGCGCACACGCAAGGACATCAACGGGAAGGCGGGTGGtgggggaggaggtggaggtggtggttctACCTTGCTCTGTGCGCGCAAGggtcgaaagaaaaagaagaaggcaagCAGTGAGCATGGGTATCCGCTGTAcgcaaccgccaccgccgacgatCCCGATCCGGAGGAGATACTCACGTACGAGGAGGTGGCCCTGTATTATCCACGCGCCTCCCACAAGCGGCCGATCGTGTTGATTGGGCCACCGAACATTGGCCGCCATGAGCTGCGCCAGCGGTTGATGGCGGACTCGGAGCGATTTGCCGCTGCCATTCCACGTAAGTCGAGGAGTGCCATTAGCTGGTGACGTGCCCGTGTCTTACTAACTGTCGTATCCACTCCCGACAACAACAGATACATCACGTGCACAGCGTGAAGGGGAAGTGCCCGGTCAGGACTATCACTTTATCTCGCGGCAACAGTTCGAGTCGGACATTCTGGCGCGCAAGTTCGTCGAGCATGGCGAATACGAAAAGGCATATTACGGTACGAATCAGCTGCTGAATCACTGATAGTCTGGTAGATGGATTGGTACTAATGTTTGTTCGCTCACACAGGTACATCACTGGAGGCAATTAGAGCGGTGGTCGCTAGTGGAAAGATATGCGTACTGAACCTACATCCACAGAGCTTAAAGTTGCTTCGTTCGTCTGACCTGAAGCCCTACACCGTTCTGGTGGCGCCACCCAGTCTGGAAAAGCTACGTCAGAAGAGGATACGAACCGGAGAACCCTACAAGGTCGGTGGTGCAATCGCAATGGCACAATCCTAGCTATTGACTTGTACTGATGTAACTCATTTACTCACTTACACTGTTGCTACCTTGCTTGCAGGAGGAAGAACTGAAGGAAATCATCGCAACGGCACGAGACATGGAGGCACGTTGGGGGCACCTGTTCGATATGATTATCATCAACAACGATACCGAGCGGGCCTACCATCAGCTGCTGGCCGAAATCAACTCTCTCGAACGCGAACCACAGTGGGTGCCGAGCAGCTGGCTTCACAACTAAAAGGAACCGTGTGTCGGTTAGGAAATCTCAAGATCAAGAGTATGAAGAGAAGGATGGCATGAAATGCGTTCGCAgcgggagaaggagaaaagaatCAGTATCTCAGGCGCGGTGGTTTAGTAGTATGCGTCCTAGAGCCAATAGCCCTAGAAAACCATGAGCACCACCGGACCGCCGTGATCGTATCCCGATGCAGATACAGATACGTTATCTATGCCgctatccatccatctttaCCTGGATGGATACTACTTACGTCTTTACTGTAATTTGTTGTTATGTTATTACGTTTCTTCCGTGCTACAGCGCACTACACTACAGCATAGCATATGTACGTAtgtatttccattttatttgtgttagggaaacgaaaagaaattgTATAGGTTTTGGGCGGTGCCCACGTGGGTTTATACAGCGTCACTGGGAAAAGCAATGGAGGTCCTTCTCGAGTGTGGCCGCTACATTACTTATCATTCTCTTGTGTTGTTAATACATTCCGATGAATACAGTTCCATACCCTGGCGAGCAGTGTCCCGcttcaccccctccccttccaaaATATATTTACCCCCACTCTCGCCTcctttggtgtggtgtgagttTCTGTTCTCTTAGCgtaataaatgttttatttatcgaAAATTTTATTGAAAACCTGCTCAGAGGGCACGTTGAAATGGGCAGCAAGTGGACGAGAGCCGGCCGGTGTTCGCCACGTGTAGTTTAGAGAGCGagaatcgaaacggaaaacccgAGGTACACAATAACAAAGCAATTTCTAAATGTCGTATTAATAACTATCAGAGATAGCGAAACATATAGAATGAATATAGGAGGACTATAGAAGGGGAAATAGAGTCGAGAGTATTAGGAAAAGGGTGGGAAAGGTAAACTGCGCAAATGgcttaaaaagaaagaaagagagtgggcGAAGAGATAGAGTTTGGGCCAAGGAGGGAGAACTCAGCAGAAACCTAGAAACCACAATATGGAGTACACCATACATacatccatggcatcatagTAAGCGCCGTCTCGAAGCATGCAGTTTGCGAGATGAAGGAAAAGTAGCAGCGCAGTAGGCCACACCGCCAGTCTAATATTACGTGGATAACAGAGGTAGGTGAAAGATAGTATTCAAAATTAATCAACCAGCAAACGACCCGCCCTACTTCGCCCGCCCCCGTGAAGCGAAATATGTAGAGTAGGTGTTGGGTGTATagaaagcaaagagagagagaaagagataattCACAAATTTACacacaaacaaccaacaacacacatcAAAAAACCGATGAAAAAGAAACCACAATAACACAATGCTtgggaacggacggacgacggtTTTTGCGGGCGGGCAGGCAGATTCCTACGAGCCACAAATGCGCCCCGCCCCCGGGTAGGGAAGAGGAGCGCGTGTGTAAACTCTAATCTCTTTATTCGTACCAGAGCAAAACTAGTGAAAAAAGCGGGGCAAGGGGCGTAGAGAAATATAATAAATCGAAGATGATTGGTGGGGAAATGAGAAGGTTCTCCATAATATCTAGCCAAACACTCTCTAGATACACACTAGCAGCCGTGGGACCTTCGTGAAATGTACCAATTCGATACTAGTTTCCTGCATTAGTCTTAGGTTGGTTGTTAGCaggcgaaccgaaccgaccgacaggATGTGAACAGCACCTAGAGGTTCGATATTTGGTAGCGAGAATCAGAAGTCTTCTCCCTAGAAACCTTTGCTACTCTTGTGTTCGACGATCACGCCAATGGTGGTAGTTTGTGACCGAAAATCGTTgtctttctttccattttgttgaTCGAAGGATGGCCCTATGGTCATTCACACGATTTCTccatgtgattttttttctttctcttttcaaaGAACTGATTCCGCCATTGTACTAGGACGATGGGATGCAAAATGGTGTAACGGGTAGCACATTTCTGCATCCATTCGCATCCTCATCGCCTTTGCAACcttctgtctgtctttctTGATTCATTCCGATCCGTTTTCATATTTGATGCGcactaaaagaaaaagtaaaccccaaaaacatgtAGAACGTATTGTTTTGAGCGTAAAAAAAGACTTACAATTAACTATACTAAAAATTAAGCAACATCAACCGCGGGTAGAATGGTGAAGGAACAAACCAAAAGGGGCGGAATACGTAGAAATAGAGAGAACACTATTTTGAACGGACATTTTTTCTATTGTGTCAGGGCCGGGTATCTGGAAAGCTCCACGTTTTGTGTTTCCGGTTttgttctctctgtctctctctcgatccCCTCTATTGATCTTGCGGTGGTATATCCGTCGTCGTGTCGCCCGAAATAGTGTGTTAAGTTTTGATAAGTAGCCTTTTTGCATCGAGGCAAGCTGCGAGGAGCATATTTATGCGTTCGATTATTGTTACTATTGCTGAGTACcgggcgaacggaacggagcgggaCGGGATTATATTCGAT is a window of Anopheles aquasalis chromosome 2, idAnoAquaMG_Q_19, whole genome shotgun sequence DNA encoding:
- the LOC126572011 gene encoding uncharacterized protein LOC126572011, which produces MQNPSPSMQQRTTAAPAGPPPTAASSGKQVVELNGYVIILVESRDGKIKLYGSPADKDNLEVADEILDVNERKLEDSPRAEVIKHIHECIQSCMIKLRVKRRSDSRLAGELGNAVQDAFVIAVEQQARERLQRLSALKRITPVDMSQLSIKLNQQSQAKGGATQDLSFLKEASPIYVTSFSGNSVTGTNTSTTVTAGVKTTFTAGSASSNSNNNNSINNNINSNININNNGASSVTSTTNTSSTVATTGGGSGGGGGCGVLPRPGTSASSLLGAGCESSTSGYANIRIGTGGSIQPIGGGGGASVTPGSGGSTNNNVNNNSTTTTPHHHPHHSLVNNNNLSSSSSSTAGSNNTGKAGQGLDTTANSYYSNLTNTFLANGHGSKRELATLSEGELEPLDEPEYESSGNISRGGTEVLLGDQHLRQENRPRRRSGSSIVVLGGDDTLKPSIPIDDYQQELEMYNMLAAEQDNGPHREMAVDVPASFIARNKTPPRYPPPRSAVTPGNAGPGAAVVAAAAATAVAPVSTQLNGSSKPVPPPRDHLRIEKDGRLTNRAPVPAPQVPDRKMVPNASQHQHIGQVLEPTPDQLDSIKKFQEQLRRRREDEERIAAQNEFLRNSLRGSQRLRALQDNPIEKPPVGVDNEAYADDEVVTAEKIIGYGELVAALQRLQGHLNKHGLAALAGRVTAAQSLLLGPGIARALAVRTAVLERRRPRVPNPICSNAQALAKDCVESLAQSGSPTAIELCDLLSTYEMEGLLLAHDRIATTTDRSPATPPYAGSSPTNNPANLPSLSSNNTINNNNTLTSAAVKAAAAAAAAAAAAAAAAAAANTNTVMPSPIPNNTSLVNNNNNNIAKREPMSVPLGVLRDGSQDHIKIIQIEKSSEPLGATIRNEGEAVVIGRVVRGGAAEKSGLLHEGDEILEVNGIEMRGKSVNDVCALLGSMTGTLTFLVVPAGIPQIMPGGLGGMRDPPVLHVRAHFDYDPEDDLYIPCRELGISFQKGDVLHVISRDDPNWWQAYREGEEDQTLAGLIPSQSFQHQRESMKLAIAGEVGLRTRKDINGKAGGGGGGGGGGSTLLCARKGRKKKKKASSEHGYPLYATATADDPDPEEILTYEEVALYYPRASHKRPIVLIGPPNIGRHELRQRLMADSERFAAAIPHTSRAQREGEVPGQDYHFISRQQFESDILARKFVEHGEYEKAYYGTSLEAIRAVVASGKICVLNLHPQSLKLLRSSDLKPYTVLVAPPSLEKLRQKRIRTGEPYKEEELKEIIATARDMEARWGHLFDMIIINNDTERAYHQLLAEINSLEREPQWVPSSWLHN